From Methylocystis sp. ATCC 49242, one genomic window encodes:
- a CDS encoding GNAT family N-acetyltransferase, with translation MALFGIMGRRDMPIRGEGVFLRPAEMRDFAEWSSLRERSRAFLTPWEPIWPADDLTRASFRYRVRRHAEEMARDEAYSFFIYREDDEVLVGGLSFGYVRRGVSQSATLGYWMGEPYAGKGYMTRAVRAACAYAFQKQGLHRIEAACLPSNEPSRRLLERVGFRHEGYARSYLNINGQWRDHLLFALLETDPTPPGKPAPCDSRVGETR, from the coding sequence ATGGCACTGTTCGGAATCATGGGACGCCGCGACATGCCCATTCGGGGCGAGGGCGTCTTTCTGCGGCCCGCGGAGATGCGCGATTTCGCCGAATGGTCGTCGCTGCGTGAGCGAAGCCGCGCCTTTCTCACGCCGTGGGAGCCCATCTGGCCGGCGGACGATCTCACCCGCGCGAGCTTCCGCTATCGCGTGCGTCGGCACGCCGAGGAAATGGCGCGCGACGAAGCCTATTCCTTCTTCATCTACCGTGAGGATGACGAAGTGTTGGTCGGCGGTCTGTCGTTCGGATATGTGCGGCGCGGCGTCTCGCAATCGGCGACGCTCGGCTACTGGATGGGCGAGCCTTACGCCGGCAAGGGTTACATGACCCGCGCCGTGCGCGCCGCCTGCGCTTACGCTTTCCAGAAGCAGGGGCTGCATCGCATAGAGGCCGCCTGCCTGCCGAGTAATGAACCTTCCAGGAGGCTGCTGGAGCGCGTCGGCTTCCGCCATGAAGGTTATGCGCGCTCCTATCTCAACATCAACGGCCAGTGGCGCGACCATCTGCTCTTCGCGCTGCTGGAGACGGACCCGACGCCGCCGGGCAAACCTGCGCCCTGCGACTCTCGTGTGGGTGAAACACGTTGA